The following is a genomic window from Marinococcus sp. PL1-022.
GAACGATCTGCGGTCCGCTGATCGGCGGCCTTTTGGCAGACGCCTTTGGCTTCCGGGCTATATTTAACATTACCGGAATCGGCATCGCCGTGGCGGCGGTTGCTGTTTTGTTTTTAGTGAAGGAAGATTTCGAGAAACCTGAGCAGGCTGAGAAAACGAAAACGAGTGATGATTTCAAAAGGATTGCAGGCGTGCAGCCTATGATCCCTCTGTATACCGTTATTTTTCTTGTGCAGTTCGCACTGATCGGAGTCAATCCGCTCATTTCCGTATTTGTTGGTGAACTGAGCGGCAGAGAGGAAAATGCTTTTTACGCTGGTCTGGCTGTGGCTTCCCTGGGAGTAGCGAACATGCTTGCTTCGCCAAAGCTTGGTAAACTCAGTGATACGAAAGGGGCGCAATATGTGCTGTTCGGTTCGTTAATCGGTGCAGTGCTCCTTTCCATACCGCAGGCGTTTGTAACAAACCTTTGGCAGCTGATTGCTGCACGTTTTTTTGTTGGTCTGTGTCTTGGCGGCCTTCTGCCGGCGGCTAACACGTTAATCCGCCAGCTGTCCCCCCAGGGGATGGAAAGCAGAGCCTACGGCTTTTCCAACAGTTTTTTGTTTCTGGGAAATATGCTTGGACCGGCCGCCGGAGGGCTGATCA
Proteins encoded in this region:
- a CDS encoding MFS transporter, giving the protein MVRWRKNLYILMAAQFFVMAAMTMIVPFLPLYLQELGVTDPGQISIWSGVIFGVNFLTAFLFAPLWGKIADRQGRKLMVLRSGFGMAIVMVLMGFATGPWSLFFLRMLNGTISGFIPASIALVSTNTPKEYAGRALGMLQSGTVAGTICGPLIGGLLADAFGFRAIFNITGIGIAVAAVAVLFLVKEDFEKPEQAEKTKTSDDFKRIAGVQPMIPLYTVIFLVQFALIGVNPLISVFVGELSGREENAFYAGLAVASLGVANMLASPKLGKLSDTKGAQYVLFGSLIGAVLLSIPQAFVTNLWQLIAARFFVGLCLGGLLPAANTLIRQLSPQGMESRAYGFSNSFLFLGNMLGPAAGGLISAALGMRGLFLISAAILGAAVFVMYKKVIPKLAQRTES